The Chitinophagales bacterium genome includes a window with the following:
- the rpsU gene encoding 30S ribosomal protein S21: MLIIDARDSESIDRALKKYKKKYEKAGIMKQLRSRQHFTKPSVERREEVLKAAYKQKMINSGKIK; the protein is encoded by the coding sequence ATGCTTATAATTGATGCAAGAGATAGCGAGTCTATTGACAGAGCGCTGAAAAAGTACAAAAAGAAGTACGAAAAAGCCGGAATCATGAAACAATTGAGATCCAGGCAACATTTCACCAAGCCATCTGTTGAAAGAAGAGAAGAAGTTTTAAAAGCTGCCTACAAGCAGAAAATGATCAATTCAGGTAAGATCAAATAA
- a CDS encoding acyl-CoA dehydrogenase family protein, translating into MDFELNENQKMITQMLRDFGEKHIKPKFMEWDESQEFPLETFKKLGELGLMGVLVPQEYGGSGFGYTEYVTAISEISKYCGSIGLSMAAHNSLCTGHIMQFGNEEQKKKWLPKLATAEWIGAWGLTEANTGSDAMRMKCTAKKDGDYWVLNGAKNWITHGISGDIAVVLARTGEPLDSNGITAFVVERGTEGFRGGKKENKLGMRASETAEMIFEDCRVPEENVLGEVGEGFRQAMKVLDGGRISIAALSLGIAKGAYEAALQYSKEREQFGQPISKFQAISFKLADMAIKIENAELLTMRAAVMKNEGKKMTKESAMAKYYASEVAVENSTEAVQIFGGYGYTKDFPVEKFYRDSKLCTIGEGTSEIQKLVISREILK; encoded by the coding sequence ATGGATTTTGAACTGAACGAAAATCAGAAAATGATCACGCAGATGCTGCGCGATTTTGGAGAAAAGCACATCAAACCCAAATTTATGGAGTGGGATGAATCGCAGGAATTTCCTTTGGAAACCTTTAAAAAACTCGGTGAGCTCGGTTTGATGGGCGTGTTGGTGCCGCAGGAATACGGTGGCTCCGGTTTTGGTTATACAGAGTATGTCACAGCGATTTCAGAAATTTCAAAATATTGCGGATCCATTGGCCTGTCTATGGCAGCGCACAATTCACTCTGCACGGGACATATCATGCAATTTGGAAATGAGGAGCAAAAGAAAAAATGGTTGCCCAAACTGGCCACTGCCGAATGGATTGGCGCCTGGGGATTGACCGAAGCCAATACCGGCTCCGATGCCATGCGCATGAAATGTACGGCCAAAAAAGATGGAGACTACTGGGTGCTCAATGGTGCAAAAAACTGGATTACACACGGTATCAGTGGAGATATTGCCGTAGTGCTGGCCAGAACCGGTGAACCGCTCGACAGCAATGGCATCACGGCATTTGTAGTGGAAAGAGGTACAGAAGGATTCAGAGGTGGAAAAAAAGAAAACAAACTGGGCATGCGCGCTTCCGAAACCGCTGAAATGATTTTTGAGGACTGCCGTGTGCCTGAGGAAAATGTGCTTGGGGAAGTAGGGGAAGGATTCCGTCAGGCCATGAAGGTATTGGATGGCGGCAGGATTTCCATTGCAGCACTTTCGCTGGGAATAGCCAAAGGCGCATACGAAGCTGCATTGCAGTATTCCAAAGAAAGAGAACAGTTCGGACAACCGATATCCAAATTCCAGGCCATATCCTTTAAGTTGGCAGACATGGCCATAAAAATAGAAAATGCAGAATTACTGACCATGCGTGCTGCCGTTATGAAAAACGAAGGCAAAAAAATGACCAAGGAATCCGCTATGGCAAAATATTACGCCTCTGAAGTAGCGGTGGAAAACTCCACCGAAGCAGTGCAGATTTTTGGCGGCTATGGCTATACCAAGGATTTTCCGGTAGAGAAATTTTACCGAGATTCCAAGCTCTGCACCATAGGGGAGGGCACTTCAGAAATCCAAAAGCTGGTAATCAGCAGGGAGATTTTGAAGTAG
- a CDS encoding tyrosine-type recombinase/integrase — MNLKRFLDYLKYEKRYSPHTLDAYRSDLEQFLLFLQQQYESPAIEELSHHHIRSWMVALIEGQKTAVSINRKLSSLKSYFRFAMREGLLKSNPAAKIQAPKQGKKLPTFVEEKQIAKLFDDIPFPEGYIGCRDKLILECFYALGLRRAELIALKESDFSLPQRTLRVTGKGRKERLLPFDQKLGESIENYLLEKKAIFQSETPAFFVTEKAVPLYPKLVYQIVNKYLSLVTTLKKKSPHILRHTFATHLLNNGADINAIKELLGHSSLAATQVYTHNDIQKLKSIYKQAHPKA; from the coding sequence ATGAACCTGAAGCGATTTTTAGATTATTTAAAGTACGAAAAGCGATATTCCCCGCATACTTTAGATGCATATCGCTCCGATCTTGAGCAATTCCTCCTTTTTCTTCAGCAGCAGTACGAATCACCCGCAATAGAAGAACTCAGCCATCACCACATCCGCTCCTGGATGGTGGCATTGATCGAAGGGCAGAAAACAGCCGTTTCCATCAACAGGAAACTTTCCAGTCTCAAATCCTATTTCAGGTTTGCAATGCGGGAAGGGCTGCTCAAATCCAATCCCGCAGCAAAAATACAAGCCCCCAAACAAGGCAAAAAACTACCCACATTTGTAGAGGAAAAGCAAATAGCAAAGTTATTTGATGACATCCCTTTTCCGGAAGGCTATATCGGCTGCCGCGACAAATTGATATTGGAGTGTTTCTACGCCCTGGGCCTCAGGCGTGCAGAATTGATTGCATTAAAAGAAAGTGATTTTTCACTGCCTCAGCGAACACTGAGGGTCACCGGTAAGGGGCGCAAGGAACGCTTATTGCCTTTCGATCAAAAATTAGGCGAATCCATTGAAAATTATCTTTTAGAAAAAAAAGCCATTTTCCAATCAGAAACACCGGCATTTTTCGTTACGGAAAAGGCAGTGCCACTTTACCCTAAATTGGTTTATCAAATCGTGAACAAATACTTATCTTTAGTCACTACCTTGAAAAAAAAGAGTCCGCATATCTTGAGACATACTTTTGCCACACATCTACTCAACAACGGTGCAGATATCAATGCCATCAAAGAACTGCTAGGGCACAGCAGTCTTGCAGCTACACAGGTTTATACGCACAACGATATACAAAAACTTAAATCTATTTATAAACAAGCGCATCCCAAAGCGTAA
- the raiA gene encoding ribosome-associated translation inhibitor RaiA, with product MEIKLQAIHFDADQKLVDFTEKKAKKLTQFYDKIISVDIFLKFDSGNGQVRDKTADVKLNIPGNTLFSGFTSKTFEESLNKCFESLTRQLKKQKEKLKA from the coding sequence ATGGAAATTAAACTTCAGGCCATTCATTTTGATGCAGACCAGAAATTGGTAGATTTTACAGAAAAGAAAGCGAAAAAACTTACGCAATTTTACGATAAGATAATATCCGTGGATATTTTCCTTAAATTTGACAGCGGAAATGGGCAAGTCAGAGATAAAACAGCCGATGTAAAGCTCAATATTCCAGGCAACACACTTTTCTCCGGGTTTACTTCTAAAACCTTTGAAGAGTCACTGAATAAGTGCTTTGAATCCCTTACCAGGCAACTTAAAAAACAAAAGGAAAAATTAAAGGCATAA